From a region of the Panicum virgatum strain AP13 chromosome 2K, P.virgatum_v5, whole genome shotgun sequence genome:
- the LOC120689137 gene encoding dof zinc finger protein 2-like — MAGAGGATAVQQPAAGAPPAGARSGGAGAAGAPVADPRAEALRCPRCDSANTKFCYYNNYSLSQPRHFCKACKRYWTRGGTLRNVPVGGGCRKNKRSRSSSAAGAGGRSGSSAAAAVTSSSAASTLPLPPPAGSLPSLTSALGLPGGTSLASLLLGSGTGGDHLGLFQAAMQSVVSSEATACYEMQQQQTQVDHLLGLGYGGAGAGAQIHQQLKPWMQEARAGAGGIMDSFYAPLLSSSLVPGLEELHVKAEAAGAGDHQQKAAPGDQQQQSGGSWELPTPSPSNVDASIIASDALMAAAASLNPAVSSTSTAATTAPSSFMYWDNGGIGGAAAAWPDLANCGSSIATLF, encoded by the coding sequence ATGGCTGGCGCAGGGGGTGCGACGGCGGtgcagcagccggcggcgggggcgccgccggctgGGGCGAGGAGTGGCGgtgccggcgcggcgggggccCCGGTCGCCGACCCGCGCGCCGAGGCGCTGCGGTGCCCGCGCTGCGACTCGGCCAACACCAAGTTCTGCTACTACAACAACTACTCGCTGTCGCAGCCGCGGCACTTCTGCAAGGCCTGCAAGCGCTACTGGACGCGCGGGGGCACGCTCCGCAACGtccccgtcggcggcggctgccgcaaGAACAAGCGCTCCAGGAGCAGCAgcgcggcgggcgccggcgggaggagcggatcctccgccgccgccgccgtcacgtcctcctcggcggcgtcaacgctgcccctgccgccgccggcggggtccCTTCCGTCGCTCACGTCCGCGCTCGGCCTGCCCGGGGGCACCTCGCTGGCGTCGCTCCTACTCGgcagcggcaccggcggcgaccaCCTCGGCCTCTTCCAGGCGGCCATGCAGTCGGTTGTCTCCTCGGAGGCAACCGCCTGCTAcgagatgcagcagcagcagacgcaGGTGGACCACCTGCTGGGCCTCGGCTacgggggcgccggcgccggcgcgcagaTCCACCAGCAGCTCAAGCCGTGGATGCAGGAGGCCAGGGCGGGCGCGGGTGGAATTATGGACAGCTTCTACGCGCCGCTGCTCTCCAGCTCCCTCGTTCCGGGGCTGGAGGAGCTGCACGTCaaggcggaggccgccggcgccggggaccACCAGCAGAAGGCGGCGCCCGgggaccagcagcagcagagcggCGGCAGCTGGGAGCTgccgacgccgtcgccgtccaaCGTCGACGCAAGCATCATCGCGTCGGAcgcgctcatggcggcggccgcgtcccTGAACCCCGCGGTTAGCTCCACCTCCACGGCGGCGACCACCGCGCCCTCCTCGTTCATGTACTGGGACAACGGCGGGATTGGCGGCGCTGCCGCGGCGTGGCCAGACCTCGCCAACTGCGGATCCTCCATTGCCACGCTCTTCTAG